A stretch of Candidatus Zixiibacteriota bacterium DNA encodes these proteins:
- a CDS encoding site-specific DNA-methyltransferase has translation MSDGLVRRNSTNHRIVFGDSRHMDLVDNESIQLVVTSPPYWSIKDYDHPDQIGHGQSYEDYLADLERVLMEIRRVLSGGCRAAINIGDQYLRATEHGRYRVQPIPADIICVARRLGFDFMGNIIWRKISTTKTSGGGQWMGSTYHPRDGHITYEHEYIILLKKPGNAPSVSEEQRERSRLTKEQRSEWFRGVWSIHPDRQEEHGAMFPVEVPRRLIKMYSFWGETVLDPFLGSGTTSLAAKIEGRHSIGVEINTTFETVIRRKLAGDSGNLFDDSQVLFVTAEANPKPVAALVT, from the coding sequence ATGTCAGACGGACTTGTTCGAAGGAATTCGACGAACCACCGGATCGTCTTCGGCGATAGCCGTCACATGGACTTAGTCGACAACGAGTCGATTCAACTCGTTGTGACGTCTCCGCCGTACTGGTCGATCAAGGATTATGATCACCCCGACCAAATTGGCCACGGTCAATCGTACGAAGACTATCTTGCAGACCTTGAACGAGTGTTGATGGAGATTCGGCGCGTTCTCAGTGGGGGCTGCCGGGCAGCCATCAACATCGGCGATCAGTACCTGCGCGCGACAGAGCATGGCAGATACCGCGTTCAGCCGATCCCGGCAGACATCATTTGCGTCGCCCGGCGACTGGGATTCGATTTCATGGGAAACATCATTTGGAGGAAGATTTCGACAACGAAGACGAGCGGCGGCGGGCAGTGGATGGGCTCAACGTATCATCCCCGTGATGGCCACATTACCTACGAGCACGAGTACATCATCCTGCTCAAGAAGCCGGGCAACGCGCCATCTGTTTCGGAGGAACAAAGAGAGCGCAGTCGCCTGACCAAGGAACAGCGGAGCGAGTGGTTTCGAGGAGTCTGGTCTATTCACCCGGACCGCCAGGAAGAACACGGCGCCATGTTTCCGGTCGAAGTGCCCCGGCGTCTGATCAAGATGTACAGCTTCTGGGGCGAAACGGTTCTCGACCCGTTTCTGGGGAGCGGCACCACTTCACTTGCGGCAAAAATCGAGGGACGACACTCAATTGGTGTTGAGATCAACACCACATTTGAGACCGTTATCAGGCGCAAGCTGGCCGGTGACTCCGGCAATCTCTTTGATGATTCCCAAGTCCTTTTCGTCACCGCTGAGGCGAATCCGAAACCGGTTGCCGCATTGGTAACGTAA